In the Theobroma cacao cultivar B97-61/B2 chromosome 1, Criollo_cocoa_genome_V2, whole genome shotgun sequence genome, one interval contains:
- the LOC18614399 gene encoding 3-hydroxyisobutyryl-CoA hydrolase-like protein 1, mitochondrial isoform X2 yields the protein MQSVKRLVSRRCRPSLIQCKRSLSSLPINSSADDLQHEVLVEGRASSRIAILNRPSSLNALSTNIGAGLHKLYASWEDDPEIGFVVLKGSGRAFCAGGDIVSLYHLINEGKIEEAKEFFRTVYSFIYLVGTYLKPHVAILDGITMGGGAGVSIPGTFRLATGRTVFATPETQIGFHPDAGASFYLPRLPGHLGEYLGLTGEKLSGAEMISCGLATHYSHTEKLPLIDDELGKLVTDDPSVIESSLEKYSDVPYPEKISALHRIEVLDKCFAHDTVEEIMDALESEASATNDAWCNSTLRKLKEASPLSLKVSLRSIREGRFQTLDQCLAREYRMTLQAISKQISSDFCEWAPSSLEKVSNDMVDQYFAPLSESEPDLDLPTKQREAFN from the exons ATGCAGAGTGTAAAGCGTTTGGTATCAAGGCGTTGTCGTCCGAGTCTAATCCAGTGTAAGAGAAGCCTCTCCTCGCTTCCAATCAATTCCTCTGCCGATGATCTTCAACATGAA GTGCTGGTTGAAGGCAGAGCTAGCTCTCGAATAGCGATTCTCAATAGACCTTCGTCTCTCAACGCTCTCAGTACTAATATT GGTGCTGGGTTGCATAAACTATACGCATCTTGGGAAGATGATCCGGAAATTGGATTTGTGGTCTTGAAG GGCAGTGGCAGGGCATTTTGCGCCGGTGGAGATATTGTTTCTCTTTATCATTTGATAAATGAAG GGAAGATAGAAGAGGCTAAGGAATTTTTTAGGACGGTATATAGTTTTATATACCTTGTAGGTACATATTTGAAGCCGCAT GTGGCTATTTTAGATGGCATTACTATGGGTGGTGGAGCTGGAGTTTCTATACCTGGGACATTTCGGCTTGCAACTGGTAGAACT GTTTTTGCTACTCCTGAAACTCAGATTGGTTTCCATCCTGATGCTGGGGCATCTTTTTACCTTCCTCGTCTACCTGGTCACTTAG GGGAGTACTTGGGACTGACAGGAGAAAAACTCAGTGGAGCTGAAATGATTTCTTGCGGGCTTGCAACACACTACTCGCACACTGAG AAGCTTCCACTGATTGATGACGAGCTTGGGAAATTGGTAACTGACGATCCTTCTGTCATTGAATCTTCTTTGGAGAAATATAGTGATGTACCCTATCCTGAAAAGATCAGTGCACTGCACAG GATTGAAGTGCTTGATAAATGTTTTGCCCATGACACGGTTGAGGAAATAATGGATGCTTTG GAAAGCGAGGCATCTGCGACAAATGATGCATGGTGCAATTCCACATTAAGGAAACTTAAAGAAGCTTCTCCATTGAGTTTAAAGGTTTCCTTGAGATCG ATACGCGAAGGCAGATTTCAAACCTTAGACCAGTGCTTGGCCCGTGAGTACCGAATGACCTTACAAGCGATATCTAAGCAAATCTCTAGCGACTTCTGTGAG TGGGCACCTTCGAGCTTGGAAAAAGTGTCTAACGATATGGTGGATCAGTACTTCGCACCCCTCAGTGAGTCAGAGCCAGATCTAGACCTCCCCACGAAACAGCGAGAAGCATTTAACTAG
- the LOC18614399 gene encoding 3-hydroxyisobutyryl-CoA hydrolase-like protein 1, mitochondrial isoform X1: protein MQSVKRLVSRRCRPSLIQCKRSLSSLPINSSADDLQHEVLVEGRASSRIAILNRPSSLNALSTNIGAGLHKLYASWEDDPEIGFVVLKGSGRAFCAGGDIVSLYHLINEGKIEEAKEFFRTVYSFIYLVGTYLKPHVAILDGITMGGGAGVSIPGTFRLATGRTVFATPETQIGFHPDAGASFYLPRLPGHLGEYLGLTGEKLSGAEMISCGLATHYSHTEKLPLIDDELGKLVTDDPSVIESSLEKYSDVPYPEKISALHRIEVLDKCFAHDTVEEIMDALESEASATNDAWCNSTLRKLKEASPLSLKVSLRSIREGRFQTLDQCLAREYRMTLQAISKQISSDFCEGVRARVVDKDLAPKWAPSSLEKVSNDMVDQYFAPLSESEPDLDLPTKQREAFN from the exons ATGCAGAGTGTAAAGCGTTTGGTATCAAGGCGTTGTCGTCCGAGTCTAATCCAGTGTAAGAGAAGCCTCTCCTCGCTTCCAATCAATTCCTCTGCCGATGATCTTCAACATGAA GTGCTGGTTGAAGGCAGAGCTAGCTCTCGAATAGCGATTCTCAATAGACCTTCGTCTCTCAACGCTCTCAGTACTAATATT GGTGCTGGGTTGCATAAACTATACGCATCTTGGGAAGATGATCCGGAAATTGGATTTGTGGTCTTGAAG GGCAGTGGCAGGGCATTTTGCGCCGGTGGAGATATTGTTTCTCTTTATCATTTGATAAATGAAG GGAAGATAGAAGAGGCTAAGGAATTTTTTAGGACGGTATATAGTTTTATATACCTTGTAGGTACATATTTGAAGCCGCAT GTGGCTATTTTAGATGGCATTACTATGGGTGGTGGAGCTGGAGTTTCTATACCTGGGACATTTCGGCTTGCAACTGGTAGAACT GTTTTTGCTACTCCTGAAACTCAGATTGGTTTCCATCCTGATGCTGGGGCATCTTTTTACCTTCCTCGTCTACCTGGTCACTTAG GGGAGTACTTGGGACTGACAGGAGAAAAACTCAGTGGAGCTGAAATGATTTCTTGCGGGCTTGCAACACACTACTCGCACACTGAG AAGCTTCCACTGATTGATGACGAGCTTGGGAAATTGGTAACTGACGATCCTTCTGTCATTGAATCTTCTTTGGAGAAATATAGTGATGTACCCTATCCTGAAAAGATCAGTGCACTGCACAG GATTGAAGTGCTTGATAAATGTTTTGCCCATGACACGGTTGAGGAAATAATGGATGCTTTG GAAAGCGAGGCATCTGCGACAAATGATGCATGGTGCAATTCCACATTAAGGAAACTTAAAGAAGCTTCTCCATTGAGTTTAAAGGTTTCCTTGAGATCG ATACGCGAAGGCAGATTTCAAACCTTAGACCAGTGCTTGGCCCGTGAGTACCGAATGACCTTACAAGCGATATCTAAGCAAATCTCTAGCGACTTCTGTGAG GGTGTTAGAGCACGAGTGGTGGACAAGGACTTAGCACCAAAG TGGGCACCTTCGAGCTTGGAAAAAGTGTCTAACGATATGGTGGATCAGTACTTCGCACCCCTCAGTGAGTCAGAGCCAGATCTAGACCTCCCCACGAAACAGCGAGAAGCATTTAACTAG
- the LOC18614399 gene encoding 3-hydroxyisobutyryl-CoA hydrolase-like protein 1, mitochondrial isoform X3, producing MQSVKRLVSRRCRPSLIQCKRSLSSLPINSSADDLQHEGAGLHKLYASWEDDPEIGFVVLKGSGRAFCAGGDIVSLYHLINEGKIEEAKEFFRTVYSFIYLVGTYLKPHVAILDGITMGGGAGVSIPGTFRLATGRTVFATPETQIGFHPDAGASFYLPRLPGHLGEYLGLTGEKLSGAEMISCGLATHYSHTEKLPLIDDELGKLVTDDPSVIESSLEKYSDVPYPEKISALHRIEVLDKCFAHDTVEEIMDALESEASATNDAWCNSTLRKLKEASPLSLKVSLRSIREGRFQTLDQCLAREYRMTLQAISKQISSDFCEGVRARVVDKDLAPKWAPSSLEKVSNDMVDQYFAPLSESEPDLDLPTKQREAFN from the exons ATGCAGAGTGTAAAGCGTTTGGTATCAAGGCGTTGTCGTCCGAGTCTAATCCAGTGTAAGAGAAGCCTCTCCTCGCTTCCAATCAATTCCTCTGCCGATGATCTTCAACATGAA GGTGCTGGGTTGCATAAACTATACGCATCTTGGGAAGATGATCCGGAAATTGGATTTGTGGTCTTGAAG GGCAGTGGCAGGGCATTTTGCGCCGGTGGAGATATTGTTTCTCTTTATCATTTGATAAATGAAG GGAAGATAGAAGAGGCTAAGGAATTTTTTAGGACGGTATATAGTTTTATATACCTTGTAGGTACATATTTGAAGCCGCAT GTGGCTATTTTAGATGGCATTACTATGGGTGGTGGAGCTGGAGTTTCTATACCTGGGACATTTCGGCTTGCAACTGGTAGAACT GTTTTTGCTACTCCTGAAACTCAGATTGGTTTCCATCCTGATGCTGGGGCATCTTTTTACCTTCCTCGTCTACCTGGTCACTTAG GGGAGTACTTGGGACTGACAGGAGAAAAACTCAGTGGAGCTGAAATGATTTCTTGCGGGCTTGCAACACACTACTCGCACACTGAG AAGCTTCCACTGATTGATGACGAGCTTGGGAAATTGGTAACTGACGATCCTTCTGTCATTGAATCTTCTTTGGAGAAATATAGTGATGTACCCTATCCTGAAAAGATCAGTGCACTGCACAG GATTGAAGTGCTTGATAAATGTTTTGCCCATGACACGGTTGAGGAAATAATGGATGCTTTG GAAAGCGAGGCATCTGCGACAAATGATGCATGGTGCAATTCCACATTAAGGAAACTTAAAGAAGCTTCTCCATTGAGTTTAAAGGTTTCCTTGAGATCG ATACGCGAAGGCAGATTTCAAACCTTAGACCAGTGCTTGGCCCGTGAGTACCGAATGACCTTACAAGCGATATCTAAGCAAATCTCTAGCGACTTCTGTGAG GGTGTTAGAGCACGAGTGGTGGACAAGGACTTAGCACCAAAG TGGGCACCTTCGAGCTTGGAAAAAGTGTCTAACGATATGGTGGATCAGTACTTCGCACCCCTCAGTGAGTCAGAGCCAGATCTAGACCTCCCCACGAAACAGCGAGAAGCATTTAACTAG